The DNA sequence GCGCATACATGAAGGGAAGCTTAACATATATAAATACATTTAACAAAATATAAACATAGGCACTGTTAGCTGAATACCATTTGTGGCTCTCTAGAAAAGTATATATGTATGTTAATGTGGTGGTAATCATCTTACCGTGGGAAAAGGACGGGATGTGGATATGAAAAATAAAATTGAAAAGATACGGCTGGAAAAGCACATCGGTGCACTGCTGGCTTTCAGGGATTATGTGGATGATCTTTTTGAGGAGATAAACAGACTGGATGCGAATGTAATAGAATTAGATTTCGAAGGCGTGGAATTTATGAGTCGATCCTTCGCTCACGAGTACTTGATGCGAAAATCAAAGTCAGAAAAGGATATTTATGAAAAAAATAAGTGTCCTTCAATTCAGAAGATGTTAAGTGTTGTTGAAAGGTCCTTT is a window from the Methanothermobacter thermautotrophicus str. Delta H genome containing:
- a CDS encoding STAS-like domain-containing protein, translated to MGKGRDVDMKNKIEKIRLEKHIGALLAFRDYVDDLFEEINRLDANVIELDFEGVEFMSRSFAHEYLMRKSKSEKDIYEKNKCPSIQKMLSVVERSFKNPRKIRVTPTPHPIKIA